One part of the Pseudopipra pipra isolate bDixPip1 chromosome 3, bDixPip1.hap1, whole genome shotgun sequence genome encodes these proteins:
- the NEK2 gene encoding serine/threonine-protein kinase Nek2, whose product MPGRPDDYEVLLTIGAGSYGKCRKVRRKADGKILVWKEMDYGSMTESEKQMLVSEVNLLRELRHPNIVRYYDRIIDRSSTTLYIVMEYCDGGDLASLIAKCSKERHFLEESFVLRVLTQLTLALKECHRRSDGAVTVHRDLKPANVFLDGKQNVKLGDFGLARILHHDTSFAKTFVGTPYYMSPEQMNHMSYNEKSDIWSLGCLLYELCALSPPFTAYNQKELAEKIREGKFRRIPYRYSEELNELLKQMLNVKDYCRPSVEDILQNPLIADLVTEEQKQNSDRRCWRSWEPEKLQYSDAAANELKRKEQQLQEREEAIKEREQRLEQRERELCVRERLAEDKLARAESLMRSYDLHKQQRAVTYADGPDNPLLLPFSTTKKNVPFDGGEEKAVSPNNMENYLFSKDKSSDLKKRLYAANLRAQALSELEKNYQLKSRQILGMR is encoded by the exons ATGCCCGGCCGCCCCGACGACTACGAGGTGCTGCTCACCATCGGCGCCGGCTCCTACGGGAAGTGCCGCAAGGTGCGCCGCAAGGCCGACGGcaag ATCTTGGTATGGAAGGAGATGGACTATGGCTCGATGACAGAGTCAGAGAAGCAGATGCTCGTTTCGGAGGTGAACCTGCTGAGAGAGCTGCGGCACCCGAACATCGTCCGGTATTACGACCGGATCATCGACAGGAGCAGCACGACCCTGTACATCGTGATGGAGTACTGCGATGGGGGAGACCTGGCGAGCTTGATTGCCAAGTGCTCAAAAGAAAG GCATTTCTTGGAAGAAAGCTTTGTTCTCCGAGTATTGACTCAATTAACATTGGCCTTGAAGGAGTGTCACAGACGGAGTGACGGTGCAGTCACTGTGCACCGTGACTTAAAACCAGCAAATGTCTTTCTGGATGGCAAACAGAATGTGAAACTTGGAGATTTTGGACTGGCTAGAATATTGCATCATGATACCAGCTTTGCCAAAACATTTGTTGGAACTCCATATTATATGTCTCCA GAACAAATGAACCACATGTCATACAATGAAAAATCTGACATTTGGTCTCTAGGATGTCTTCTGTATGAACTATGTGCTCTCTC gccTCCATTTACAGCTTACAACCAAAAGGAACTGGCAGAAAAGATAAGGGAAGGGAAGTTCAGAAGAATACCGTATCGTTACTCAGAGGAGTTGAATGAACTTCTCAAACAGATGCTGAATGTAAAG GATTATTGCCGACCTTCCGTTGAAGATATTCTGCAGAACCCCTTGATAGCAGACTTGGTGACAGAAGAACAAAAGCAGAATTCTGATAGAAGATGCTGGAGATCGTGGGAGCCAGAGAAGCTGCAGTACTCGGATGCTGCAGCGAATGAGCTGAAGCGGAAGGAACAACAATTACAGGAGCGAGAAGAAGCCATTAAAGAGAGAGAACAACGTTTGGAGC AGAGAGAACGGGAGCTCTGTGTGCGAGAGAGACTGGCAGAGGACAAACTTGCTAG AGCTGAAAGCCTGATGAGGAGCTACGATCTCCACAAGCAGCAGCGGGCGGTAACTTACGCAGATGGTCCAG ATAACCCACTCCTGCTTCCCTTTTCTACAACCAAGAAGAATGTACCCTTTGATGGAGGTGAAGAGAAAGCTGTGTCTCCTAATAATATGGAAAACTATCTGTTTTCTAAAGACAAAAGCTCTGATCTCAAAAAACGTCTGTATGCTGCAAATCTACGAGCTCAAGCACTGtctgaactggaaaaaaactatCAACTAAAGAGCAGACAAATCTTGGGCATGCGTTGA